A region from the Falco rusticolus isolate bFalRus1 chromosome 4, bFalRus1.pri, whole genome shotgun sequence genome encodes:
- the LOC119145901 gene encoding acrosin-like, which translates to MLLVVMDVLLLLVVLLAVCCPVHGTWDSCGGTCGLRPAALNYSMSHVVGVRNAQPGAWPWIVSIEAPLEGGTAHICGGSLISPQWVLTSAHCFIEARNITMWQVVVGATQLTQLGPEAQVRNIKQLLVHQHFSNITRRNDIALLELEQPVQCNSYVQLACVPDASLRVSELTECYVSGWGARTARAGGSAYVLQEAQVHLIDAGVCNSSGWYRGAIHTHNICAGYPQGGIDTCQGDSGGPLVCQDKSADYFWLVGLTSWGMGCARAKKPGVYTSTQHFYNWILEQMGLHTAVATTARPQPAFTSTPVHRPTPTEAGRFIPFPFRGQKLWDFLSWLQKLVQFLIGEKV; encoded by the exons ATGTTGCTGGTAGTGATGgatgttctcctcctcctcgttGTCCTGCTGGCCGTGTGCTGTCCTGTGCACGGCACATGGGATAGCTGTGG AGGCACCTGCGGCCTTCGGCCTGCGGCTTTGAACTACAGTATGTCACACGTCGTGGGTGTCCGAAATGCCCAGCCAGGGGCCTGGCCCTGGATCGTCAGCATCGAGGCTCCCTTGGAAGGAGGCACGGCGCACATCTGCGGGGGTTCCCTCATCAGCCCACAGTGGGTCCTCACATCAGCCCACTGCTTCATCGAGGCCAG GAACATCACCATGTGGCAGGTGGTGGTAGGTGCCACCCAGCTGACCCAGCTGGGACCTGAGGCCCAGGTGCGCAACATCAAGCAGCTGCTGGTTCACCAGCACTTCAGTAATATCACACGGAGGAACGACATTGCCTTGCTGGAACTGGAGCAGCCTGTCCAGTGCAACAGCTATGTACAGCTTGCCTGCGTGCCCGATGCCTCGCTGAGAGTCTCGGAGCTGACAGAGTGCTACGTCAGTGGCTGGGGTGCCAGGACTGCAAGAG CTGGAGGATCGGCGtatgtgctgcaggaggcccaGGTCCACCTCATTGATGCCGGGGTCTGTAACAGCAGCGGCTGGTACAGAGGGGCCATCCACACCCACAACATCTGTGCTGGCTATCCGCAGGGTGGCATCGACACCTGCCAG ggggacagcggTGGGCCTCTTGTGTGCCAAGACAAGAGCGCTGACTACTTCTGGCTTGTTGGCCTGACCAGCTGGGGGATGGGCTGTGCGAGAGCAAAGAAGCCCGGAGTCTACACCTCCACCCAGCACTTCTACAACTGGATCCTGGAACAGATGGGCCTGCACACAGCAGTAGCGACTACTGCAAGGCCGCAGCCAGCCTTCACCTCCACCCCCGTTCACAGGCCAACACcaacagaagcaggaaggttTATACCCTTCCCATTTAGAGGTCAGAAGCTGTGGGATTTCCTTTCTTGGCTGCAGAAGTTGGTGCAGTTCCTAATAGGAGAAAAGGTTTGA